One window of Myxocyprinus asiaticus isolate MX2 ecotype Aquarium Trade chromosome 4, UBuf_Myxa_2, whole genome shotgun sequence genomic DNA carries:
- the LOC127440039 gene encoding uncharacterized protein LOC127440039 isoform X2: MGAFWFDASLNMVECKRRWKTIRDRYIRERRLCKLKKEEGGRRLHHWPHRETLSFLDAHIRKRKRHSESEALEDLEDMGGSGQESPEESLDESSTGDSKPTESSLEKSKSDGSKRDKTQTADSKEFLLNIPESKSLISPQIKANIAAQLNPLSQLPLSIVTQLAPVKQVQPMTQLAVVTSLPPGLKVSQASCSTSPQVPIQTNATAASVSSTNVNGKMEEKEVLKSREKPVLDRALDEDELFLLSYVPALKRLTPQKRAAVKMKIQQIMFDAEFKDE, translated from the exons ATGGGAGCGTTTTGGTTTGATGCGTCTCTTAACA TGGTGGAATGCAAAAGAAGATGGAAGACCATAAGGGACAGGTACATCAGAGAGAGAAGACTTTGCAAACTAAAGAAGGAAGAAGGGGGGCGTCGCTTGCATCACTGGCCACACAGAGAAACCCTCTCGTTTCTGGACGCTCATATCAGGAAGAGAAAGCGTCATAGTGAATCAGAAGCTCTGGAGGACCTGGAGGACATGGGTGGAAGCGGTCAGGAGTCACCTGAGGAGTCACTCGATGAGTCCAGCACAGGTGATTCAAAGCCAACCGAGTCAAGTCTTGAAAAATCAAAGAGCGATGGGTCAAAGCGTGACAAAACACAGACGGCAGATTCAAAGGAATTTCTCTTGAATATTCCAGAGTCCAAGTCTCTGATATCTCCTCAGATTAAGGCAAATATTGCAGCTCAATTAAATCCCTTGTCACAGCTGCCTTTGTCTATTGTCACTCAGCTCGCCCCCGTCAAACAGGTCCAACCAATGACCCAGCTCGCGGTCGTCACCAGTCTGCCTCCTGGACTGAAGGTGTCACAGGCTTCATGTTCAACTTCACCGCAAGTTCCCATCCAGACAAATGCAACAGCAGCATCAGTCTCATCCACAAACGTCAATGGGAAAATGGAGGAAAAAGAGGTGCTGAAGAGTCGTGAAAAACCAGTTCTCGACAGAGCTCTTGATGAGGACGAGTTGTTTCTCTTGAGTTATGTCCCAGCCCTCAAAAGACTGACACCACAGAAAAGAGCTGCAGTTAAAATGAAAATCCAGCAGATTATGTTTGATGCAGAGTTCAAAGATGAATAA
- the LOC127440039 gene encoding uncharacterized protein LOC127440039 isoform X1, with amino-acid sequence MFRSMRFSSNSVNSMAATEKLIQTVYAYPVLYNVSFHDYRSSERRAKAWRDVAASVGLPVVECKRRWKTIRDRYIRERRLCKLKKEEGGRRLHHWPHRETLSFLDAHIRKRKRHSESEALEDLEDMGGSGQESPEESLDESSTGDSKPTESSLEKSKSDGSKRDKTQTADSKEFLLNIPESKSLISPQIKANIAAQLNPLSQLPLSIVTQLAPVKQVQPMTQLAVVTSLPPGLKVSQASCSTSPQVPIQTNATAASVSSTNVNGKMEEKEVLKSREKPVLDRALDEDELFLLSYVPALKRLTPQKRAAVKMKIQQIMFDAEFKDE; translated from the exons ATGTTCCGTTCAATGCGTTTCAGCAGCAACTCAGTAAACTCAATGGCCGCAACTGAGAAATTAATTCAAACCGTATACGCTTACCCGGTGCTTTACAACGTTTCGTTCCACGATTATCGCAGTTCTGAGAGGAGAGCAAAAGCGTGGAGGGACGTCGCCGCGTCAGTTGGTCTCCCTG TGGTGGAATGCAAAAGAAGATGGAAGACCATAAGGGACAGGTACATCAGAGAGAGAAGACTTTGCAAACTAAAGAAGGAAGAAGGGGGGCGTCGCTTGCATCACTGGCCACACAGAGAAACCCTCTCGTTTCTGGACGCTCATATCAGGAAGAGAAAGCGTCATAGTGAATCAGAAGCTCTGGAGGACCTGGAGGACATGGGTGGAAGCGGTCAGGAGTCACCTGAGGAGTCACTCGATGAGTCCAGCACAGGTGATTCAAAGCCAACCGAGTCAAGTCTTGAAAAATCAAAGAGCGATGGGTCAAAGCGTGACAAAACACAGACGGCAGATTCAAAGGAATTTCTCTTGAATATTCCAGAGTCCAAGTCTCTGATATCTCCTCAGATTAAGGCAAATATTGCAGCTCAATTAAATCCCTTGTCACAGCTGCCTTTGTCTATTGTCACTCAGCTCGCCCCCGTCAAACAGGTCCAACCAATGACCCAGCTCGCGGTCGTCACCAGTCTGCCTCCTGGACTGAAGGTGTCACAGGCTTCATGTTCAACTTCACCGCAAGTTCCCATCCAGACAAATGCAACAGCAGCATCAGTCTCATCCACAAACGTCAATGGGAAAATGGAGGAAAAAGAGGTGCTGAAGAGTCGTGAAAAACCAGTTCTCGACAGAGCTCTTGATGAGGACGAGTTGTTTCTCTTGAGTTATGTCCCAGCCCTCAAAAGACTGACACCACAGAAAAGAGCTGCAGTTAAAATGAAAATCCAGCAGATTATGTTTGATGCAGAGTTCAAAGATGAATAA